From the genome of Monomorium pharaonis isolate MP-MQ-018 chromosome 2, ASM1337386v2, whole genome shotgun sequence, one region includes:
- the LOC118644574 gene encoding glucosamine-6-phosphate isomerase-like isoform X2: protein MRLIICDNVDDVAEWSAKYVLKRINDFNPNENKYFVLGLPTGGTPLGMYKKLIEYYKQGKISFKYVKTFNMDEYVDLPRDHPESYHYYMYNNFFKYIDIDPKNVHILDGNATDLKKECDNFEKMIKEAGGIELFIGGPDGHIAFGPDGHIAFNEPGSSLASRTRVKTLAQDTLEANARFFGNDINKVPKQALTVGVGTVMDAKEVMILITGSHKAFALYKAIEEGINHMWTVSAFQQHPHTLIICDEDATLELRVKTVKYFKNLWDIHSKLIEQDGRPN from the exons TCAATCCCAATGAGAACAAGTATTTTGTTCTCGGTCTCCCTACag GAGGGACGCCATTGGGAATGTACAAAAAGCtcatagaatattataaacaagGCAAAATTTCCTTCAAGTATGTTAAGACGTTCAATATGGACGAATACGTCGACTTACCAAGGGATCATCCAGAGTCTTATCACTATTacatgtacaataatttttttaaatacatagaTATTGATCCGAAAAATGTGCATATACTTGACGGAAATGCAACGgatctaaaaaaagaatgcgATAATTTCGAGAAAATGATTAAAGAGGCTGGTGGAATAGAATTATTCATTGGAG GTCCGGACGGGCATATAGCTTTCGGTCCGGACGGGCATATAGCTTTCAATGAGCCAGGTTCGTCGTTAGCTTCTCGCACAAGAGTGAAAACTCTCGCGCAAGATACTTTGGAAGCCAACGCGAGATTTTTCGGAAATGATATTAACAAGGTGCCAAAACAAGCGTTAACTGTAGGCGTCGGTACAGTGATGGACGCTAAAGAAGTAATGATTCTTATCACCGGATCTCACAAAGCTTTCGCCCTTTACAAAGCCATAGAGGAAGGCATTAACCATATGTGGACAGTGTCCGCGTTTCAACAACATCCTCACACGCTCATAATCTGTGACGAAGACGCAACTTTGGAGTTACGCGTAAAAACAGTTAAATACTTCAAG aacttATGGGATATTCATAGCAAATTGATTGAACAAGACGGCCGAccaaattaa
- the LOC118644574 gene encoding glucosamine-6-phosphate isomerase-like isoform X1, which translates to MRLIICDNVDDVAEWSAKYVLKRINDFNPNENKYFVLGLPTGGTPLGMYKKLIEYYKQGKISFKYVKTFNMDEYVDLPRDHPESYHYYMYNNFFKYIDIDPKNVHILDGNATDLKKECDNFEKMIKEAGGIELFIGGPDGHIAFGPDGHIAFNEPGSSLASRTRVKTLAQDTLEANARFFGNDINKVPKQALTVGVGTVMDAKEVMILITGSHKAFALYKAIEEGINHMWTVSAFQQHPHTLIICDEDATLELRVKTVKYFKALSDVHRKLIEEDGNAIPRRTMQNS; encoded by the exons TCAATCCCAATGAGAACAAGTATTTTGTTCTCGGTCTCCCTACag GAGGGACGCCATTGGGAATGTACAAAAAGCtcatagaatattataaacaagGCAAAATTTCCTTCAAGTATGTTAAGACGTTCAATATGGACGAATACGTCGACTTACCAAGGGATCATCCAGAGTCTTATCACTATTacatgtacaataatttttttaaatacatagaTATTGATCCGAAAAATGTGCATATACTTGACGGAAATGCAACGgatctaaaaaaagaatgcgATAATTTCGAGAAAATGATTAAAGAGGCTGGTGGAATAGAATTATTCATTGGAG GTCCGGACGGGCATATAGCTTTCGGTCCGGACGGGCATATAGCTTTCAATGAGCCAGGTTCGTCGTTAGCTTCTCGCACAAGAGTGAAAACTCTCGCGCAAGATACTTTGGAAGCCAACGCGAGATTTTTCGGAAATGATATTAACAAGGTGCCAAAACAAGCGTTAACTGTAGGCGTCGGTACAGTGATGGACGCTAAAGAAGTAATGATTCTTATCACCGGATCTCACAAAGCTTTCGCCCTTTACAAAGCCATAGAGGAAGGCATTAACCATATGTGGACAGTGTCCGCGTTTCAACAACATCCTCACACGCTCATAATCTGTGACGAAGACGCAACTTTGGAGTTACGCGTAAAAACAGTTAAATACTTCAAG GCACTCAGTGACGTACATCGCAAATTGATTGAGGAAGATGGAAATGCAATCCCCCGCCGTACAATGCAAAACAGTTAA
- the LOC118644571 gene encoding nucleolar GTP-binding protein 2-like: MAKAHTTNKAPRKQGFKRSGHSMNPERPTEGLKGVAKVRTKATIKRLQMYRNQKPKRNRAGKIISPAPFQGWNTSGTMSHVEPSQKWFSNSRVISQNALQKFQNELGTAIKDPYKVIMKPTQLPVTLLQQKAANARVHLLDTESFESVFGPKKLRKRPSLAATSYDELKKLAEDKEDAYNKEKDNKDHDLVREDTGVRDAQRDWVMAAGQSKRIWNELYKVIDSSDVILQVLDARDPMGTRSPPVEKYLKTDKPYKHLIFILNKVDLVPTWVTQRWVAILSKEYPTIAFHASLTHPFGKGSLINLLRQFAKLHVDKKQISVGFIGYPNTGKSSIINTLRSKKVCKVAPIAGETKIWQYITLMRRIYLIDCPGVVYPSAETDTEKVLKGVVRVELVQSPEDYIAVVLERVKPEYICKTYKIKEWTDHVDFLEKMARRSGKLLKKGEPDITIVARMILNDWQRGKLPFYVPPVGFEKPSNQMANKDETTVMQENILEVTHDNKTQETNSSPLKEIIKNQLTVIQDFRKIRVGLPYSGEDNKNLEQDADLGDSIADDDSRIESESELDDSESEDTKIEDDLFTLKDKSDDLQNTENLDSQDDKECSSNNDVIDDNADKKESNMKENNDYLDLKTFLPIEQDNLKQSVFDAIDNEYDSSDTEMILSKAVSVSDIQSVSSISRRKTKEKLTSKQRRAVERASKRKKIGSNFYEVTNVKNRNKNRKVPKVKRKQ; this comes from the coding sequence ATGGCTAAAGCACACACTACTAATAAAGCCCCGCGAAAGCAGGGTTTTAAACGTTCAGGACACAGTATGAATCCTGAACGTCCTACAGAAGGATTGAAAGGAGTTGCTAAAGTGCGAACAAAAGCGACCATCAAAAGATTGCAGATGTATCGCAATCAAAAACCGAAACGCAATCGTGCTGGAAAGATTATTAGCCCAGCGCCATTTCAAGGCTGGAACACCTCTGGAACCATGTCGCATGTGGAACCATCTCAAAAATGGTTCAGCAATTCAAGAGTTATCTCACAAAATGCTctgcaaaaatttcaaaatgaaTTGGGAACTGCCATAAAGGATCCCTATAAAGTTATTATGAAGCCTACTCAATTGCCTGTAACTTTACTTCAGCAAAAAGCGGCAAACGCGAGGGTGCATCTGCTGGATACAGAAAGCTTTGAAAGCGTTTTTGGTCCAAAAAAGCTCAGAAAAAGACCAAGTTTGGCGGCAACGTCGTACGATGAGTTGAAAAAATTGGCGGAGGACAAGGAAGATGCTTATAATAAAGAGAAAGACAACAAAGACCACGATCTTGTCCGTGAAGACACTGGCGTAAGAGACGCGCAGAGGGACTGGGTCATGGCAGCGGGACAGAGCAAAAGAATATGGAATGAGTTGTACAAAGTCATCGACTCCTCCGACGTTATTCTGCAGGTGTTGGACGCTAGGGATCCGATGGGAACCAGATCGCCTCCCgtggaaaaatatttgaaaactgaTAAACCTTACAAGCACCTGATATTCATCCTAAACAAGGTTGATCTGGTGCCGACGTGGGTCACACAGAGATGGGTGGCAATTTTGAGCAAAGAGTATCCAACAATTGCCTTTCACGCCTCCCTGACGCATCCCTTTGGTAAGGGTTCCCTCATAAATCTGCTGAGACAATTCGCCAAGTTGCACGTCGACAAAAAGCAGATCAGCGTCGGTTTCATTGGGTATCCTAATACAGGGAAGAGTTCCATCATAAACACTCTGCGTTCCAAAAAAGTCTGCAAAGTTGCGCCGATAGCCGGGGAGACGAAGATATGGCAGTACATAACTCTCATGCGGCGTATCTATTTAATAGATTGTCCTGGGGTCGTTTATCCGTCGGCGGAAACCGACACGGAGAAGGTGCTGAAGGGAGTTGTGCGAGTGGAACTCGTTCAGAGTCCGGAGGATTATATTGCTGTTGTCCTAGAGAGAGTAAAACCCGAATATATTTGTAagacgtataaaataaaagaatggaCCGATCACGTAGACTTCCTGGAAAAAATGGCGCGTCGAAGTGGCAAACTTCTGAAGAAGGGAGAGCCTGACATTACGATTGTCGCACGTATGATACTTAATGACTGGCAACGCGGTAAATTACCCTTTTACGTTCCACCAGTGGGCTTCGAGAAACCATCAAATCAAATGGCTAACAAAGATGAAACAACCGTTATGCAAGAGAATATATTAGAAGTCACGCACGATAATAAAACACAAGAAACTAACAGCTCACCTTTgaaagagataataaaaaatcagctAACGGTGATACaagattttagaaaaatacgcGTTGGATTGCCTTATTCGGGTGAGGATAATAAGAATCTAGAACAGGACGCAGATCTCGGTGATAGTATCGCTGACGATGACAGCAGGATAGAAAGCGAATCAGAATTAGATGACTCGGAATCAGAAGATACGAAAATAGAAGATGatttgtttacattaaaagataaatctgATGATTTACAAAATACAGAAAATCTAGATAGCCAAGACGATAAAGAATGCTCCTCAAACAATGATGTTATTGATGATAATGCAGATAAAAAAGAGTCTAacatgaaagaaaataatgactACTTAGATTTGAAAACTTTCTTACCTATTGAACAAGATAATCTGAAACAGAGTGTTTTTGATGCCATAGATAATGAATATGATTCCAGCGACACTGAAATGATTCTTTCTAAAGCAGTCTCGGTTAGCGATATACAGAGTGTTTCATCGATATCTCGTAGAAAAACGAAGGAAAAATTAACGAGCAAACAGCGAAGAGCTGTAGAACGTGCTagtaaaaggaaaaagattGGAAGCAATTTCTACGAAGTCACAAATGTAAAGAATAGGAATAAAAATAGGAAAGTCCCCAAGGTCAagagaaaacaataa
- the LOC118644574 gene encoding glucosamine-6-phosphate isomerase-like isoform X3, whose protein sequence is MYKKLIEYYKQGKISFKYVKTFNMDEYVDLPRDHPESYHYYMYNNFFKYIDIDPKNVHILDGNATDLKKECDNFEKMIKEAGGIELFIGGPDGHIAFGPDGHIAFNEPGSSLASRTRVKTLAQDTLEANARFFGNDINKVPKQALTVGVGTVMDAKEVMILITGSHKAFALYKAIEEGINHMWTVSAFQQHPHTLIICDEDATLELRVKTVKYFKALSDVHRKLIEEDGNAIPRRTMQNS, encoded by the exons ATGTACAAAAAGCtcatagaatattataaacaagGCAAAATTTCCTTCAAGTATGTTAAGACGTTCAATATGGACGAATACGTCGACTTACCAAGGGATCATCCAGAGTCTTATCACTATTacatgtacaataatttttttaaatacatagaTATTGATCCGAAAAATGTGCATATACTTGACGGAAATGCAACGgatctaaaaaaagaatgcgATAATTTCGAGAAAATGATTAAAGAGGCTGGTGGAATAGAATTATTCATTGGAG GTCCGGACGGGCATATAGCTTTCGGTCCGGACGGGCATATAGCTTTCAATGAGCCAGGTTCGTCGTTAGCTTCTCGCACAAGAGTGAAAACTCTCGCGCAAGATACTTTGGAAGCCAACGCGAGATTTTTCGGAAATGATATTAACAAGGTGCCAAAACAAGCGTTAACTGTAGGCGTCGGTACAGTGATGGACGCTAAAGAAGTAATGATTCTTATCACCGGATCTCACAAAGCTTTCGCCCTTTACAAAGCCATAGAGGAAGGCATTAACCATATGTGGACAGTGTCCGCGTTTCAACAACATCCTCACACGCTCATAATCTGTGACGAAGACGCAACTTTGGAGTTACGCGTAAAAACAGTTAAATACTTCAAG GCACTCAGTGACGTACATCGCAAATTGATTGAGGAAGATGGAAATGCAATCCCCCGCCGTACAATGCAAAACAGTTAA
- the LOC118644573 gene encoding uncharacterized protein LOC118644573 isoform X2 yields MSNDQEQLKPIELRELQPLLSHTFGNRLIVVRYTTENLLQPGENYGSTILSVHAVIKRNDEAEEEDLHLIAKTPPPTAFQREIFNSPYTFRKEIFMYEKIVPFYQELEREIGFKKDEVFDILPKYYQSRLSLNPDIDFDDDAVILLENLRMRGYYNDDRVKGCDLEHSRVAIQAMARFHALGMATKYKRPEYFEVLKERSKYLELKEFERFQEDMVKIIAKDSQLAVYTDRCEVAMYDSFKRGLWTLTPDESWSTIIHADFWVNNIMFHRDENGRVDDIKFVDFQNYLFLSPLREIVFFLFSSTDVSEDCLEELICFYHETLLAVLDRMGCDTEQFTREKFDAKISEDAKFECIHIFFMLKILTLNVQETELKIDNMKDFMLTYQGNKAFIQRLRKVVLYFVKHDWI; encoded by the exons ATGAGCAACGATCAAGAACAATTGAAGCCGATCGAGCTACGCGAACTGCAGCCACTACTGAGTCATACATTCGGCAATCGACTGATCGTAGTTCGTTACACGACTGAGAACCTGTTGCAGCCAGGTGAGAATTACGGTAGTACTATTTTAAGTGTTCACGCCGTGATCAAACGCAACGATGAGGCGGAAGAGGAGGATCTCCATCTCATCGCGAAGACGCCACCACCGACGGCATTCCAACGGGAAATTTTCAACTCTCCATACACATTCAGAAAGGAAATTTTCATGTATGAAAAAATCGTGCCTTTTTATCAGGAACTGGAGAGAGAAATAGGTTTTAAGAAGGATGAAGTATTCGACATATTACCCAAGTATTATCAGTCCCGATTGTCATTGAATCCAGATATTGATTTTGATGACGATGCCGTTATCCTACTGGAAAATTTAAGGATGCGCGGTTATTACAATGACGATAGAGTTAAAG GATGCGATCTTGAGCACTCAAGAGTCGCGATACAGGCAATGGCGAGATTTCATGCGCTGGGTATGGCTACCAAGTACAAACGACCGGAGTACTTCGAGGTGTTAAAGGAACGCAGCAAATACTTGGAATTGAAGGAGTTTGAGCGTTTCCAAGAAGATATGGTGAAGATAATAGCAAAAGATTCACAGTTAGCTGTTTATACCGATCGGTGTGAAGTCGCTATGTACGACTCGTTTAAACGTGGCTTATGGACCTTGACACCCGATGAGTCATGGTCCACTATTATTCATGCGGACTTTTGGGTGAACAACATCATGTTCCATCGCGACGAGAATGGCCGAGTGGATGATATCAAATTCGTAGATTTTCAGAATTACTTGTTCTTGAGTCCGTTACGCGAGatagtcttcttcctcttctctaGCACAGATGTGAGCGAGGATTGCCTTGAAGAactaatatgtttttatcacGAGACGTTACTGGCCGTGCTAGACCGAATGGGTTGCGACACCGAACAGTTCACCAGAGAGAAATTTGACGCCAAAATATCGGAAGATGCTAAATTtgaatgtatacatatattcttcATGCTCAAGATACTCACATTGAACGTGCAGGAGACCGAATTGAAAATTGACAACATGAAGGACTTTATGTTGACTTACCAAGGCAATAAAGCGTTTATTCAACGGTTACGCAAAGTCGTGTTATATTTTGTCAAACACGATTGGATTTAG